In one Bacillus thuringiensis genomic region, the following are encoded:
- a CDS encoding DUF3243 domain-containing protein: MSVLDNFDQWKSFLGERLEQAQGKGLDGGAVSDMAFRVGDYLANEVEARNDQEKLLAELWKVADEQEQHTIANLMVKFVQHK, encoded by the coding sequence ATGTCAGTTTTAGATAATTTTGATCAATGGAAGAGCTTTTTAGGAGAACGTTTAGAACAAGCGCAAGGAAAAGGTCTTGATGGTGGTGCTGTATCAGATATGGCATTTCGTGTTGGTGATTATTTAGCAAATGAAGTAGAAGCACGCAACGATCAAGAGAAATTATTAGCTGAACTTTGGAAAGTTGCTGACGAACAAGAGCAACATACAATCGCAAACTTAATGGTAAAGTTTGTACAACATAAGTAA
- a CDS encoding dipeptidase yields MKIFDAHCDVLLQLWSAQGKRNFKDDSKLHITFEQLKRRKGSIQCFAIYVPETVAYENRFEVALQMVDIFYNEILSLPGVKFIQTKDDINGLKQDEVGAILTLEGCEAIGKDAMKLRLLYRLGVRSFGLTWNYANFLADGALETRGAGLTTFGKQVVQELNTLHVWTDVSHLNERSFWDVIEIVKNPIASHSNCMKLCEHPRNLNDEQLKALIKKNGMIGVTFVPQFLTNENEANITDIIKHIEYICSLGGENNIGFGSDFDGIVDTVVNVSAYRDYENVMNELCKHYAASTVERFLYDNFVEHMSF; encoded by the coding sequence ATGAAAATTTTTGATGCTCATTGTGACGTGCTTCTTCAGTTATGGAGTGCACAAGGGAAAAGGAATTTTAAAGATGATTCAAAATTACATATTACATTTGAACAGTTAAAGAGAAGAAAAGGAAGTATACAATGTTTTGCTATATATGTGCCAGAAACAGTGGCATATGAAAACCGATTTGAAGTAGCATTACAAATGGTGGATATTTTTTATAATGAAATTTTATCCCTACCAGGTGTAAAGTTTATTCAGACAAAAGATGATATTAACGGGTTAAAACAGGACGAGGTTGGAGCGATATTAACACTAGAAGGATGCGAAGCAATTGGAAAAGATGCAATGAAATTACGGTTGTTGTATCGCCTAGGAGTACGTTCTTTTGGACTGACATGGAACTATGCCAATTTCTTAGCTGATGGTGCGCTAGAGACGCGTGGGGCGGGTTTAACGACTTTTGGTAAACAAGTTGTACAAGAACTTAATACGTTACATGTATGGACTGATGTGTCTCATCTGAATGAAAGAAGCTTTTGGGATGTGATAGAAATTGTAAAAAATCCTATTGCCTCCCACTCAAATTGTATGAAACTTTGTGAGCACCCACGTAATTTGAATGATGAACAACTTAAAGCTCTTATAAAGAAAAATGGCATGATCGGTGTCACTTTTGTACCACAGTTCCTAACGAATGAAAATGAAGCAAATATAACAGATATAATAAAACATATCGAATATATTTGCTCGCTAGGTGGAGAAAACAATATAGGGTTTGGTTCAGATTTTGATGGGATTGTAGATACAGTTGTAAATGTATCAGCGTATCGAGATTATGAAAATGTAATGAACGAGCTTTGCAAACACTATGCTGCATCTACTGTAGAACGATTTTTATATGATAATTTTGTAGAACATATGAGTTTCTGA
- the spoVS gene encoding stage V sporulation protein SpoVS: MEILKVKATSVPNSVAGALAGVIRERGTAEIQAIGAGALNQAVKAVAIARGFVAPSGLDLICIPAFTDIMIDGEERTAIKLIVEPR; this comes from the coding sequence ATGGAAATATTAAAAGTTAAAGCAACGTCGGTCCCTAATTCTGTAGCTGGTGCACTTGCAGGTGTTATTCGCGAACGCGGAACAGCAGAAATTCAAGCTATTGGTGCAGGTGCATTGAACCAAGCTGTAAAGGCAGTAGCAATCGCAAGAGGATTTGTAGCGCCTAGTGGTTTGGACCTGATTTGTATCCCAGCGTTTACAGATATTATGATTGATGGCGAAGAGCGTACAGCAATAAAATTAATTGTAGAACCTCGTTAA
- the cinA gene encoding competence/damage-inducible protein CinA, giving the protein MNAEIIAVGTELLLGQIANTNAQFLSEKLASIGINVYYHTVVGDNNKRLQKAIEAAEERADILIFTGGLGPTKDDLTKETIATSLDEELVYDEKALALISNYFKRTGREFTENNKKQALVLNGATVFANDHGMAPGMGVNKNGKVYILLPGPPKEMKPMYVSYVEPFLRNFTTGENIYSRVLRFFGIGESQLEVKVQDLIDGQTNPTIAPLANDGEVTLRLTAKHQNVSEAEKLIQHVEDLILERVGEFFYGYDQEFLHYKAIELLKRKGLTLACAESLTGGFFGNQVTENAGVSSVFKGGVICYHNDVKQHVLRVPEEVLHTDGAVSKECARYLAENVKDVLKADIGISFTGVAGPDASEQKEPGTVFVGLSIKDEPTVVFPLNLSGSRQQIRERTAKYGFYHLYKKLEEI; this is encoded by the coding sequence ATGAATGCTGAGATTATTGCGGTTGGAACTGAATTATTACTTGGACAAATTGCAAATACAAACGCCCAGTTTTTATCTGAAAAGTTAGCTTCAATCGGAATTAACGTGTACTATCATACTGTTGTTGGTGATAATAATAAGCGACTGCAAAAGGCGATTGAAGCTGCGGAAGAACGTGCTGATATACTTATTTTTACAGGTGGATTAGGACCGACAAAAGATGATTTAACGAAAGAAACGATAGCTACTAGTTTAGATGAAGAGCTTGTGTATGATGAAAAGGCATTAGCCTTAATAAGTAATTACTTTAAGCGTACAGGCCGTGAATTTACGGAGAATAATAAAAAGCAAGCGCTCGTTTTAAATGGAGCAACAGTATTTGCAAATGACCACGGTATGGCGCCAGGTATGGGGGTAAATAAGAACGGAAAAGTTTATATTTTATTACCAGGGCCGCCAAAAGAAATGAAACCAATGTATGTAAGTTACGTAGAGCCTTTTTTACGTAATTTTACAACAGGAGAAAACATTTATTCTCGTGTGCTTCGTTTCTTTGGTATTGGGGAGTCCCAATTAGAGGTGAAAGTTCAAGATTTAATTGATGGACAAACAAACCCAACAATTGCCCCGTTAGCAAATGATGGAGAAGTGACATTACGTTTAACCGCTAAGCATCAAAATGTTAGCGAAGCGGAGAAACTAATTCAACATGTGGAAGATTTGATTTTAGAAAGAGTAGGAGAATTTTTCTACGGATATGACCAAGAATTTTTGCATTATAAGGCAATCGAGTTATTGAAGAGAAAAGGGTTAACTTTAGCGTGTGCAGAAAGTTTAACAGGTGGTTTTTTTGGAAATCAAGTAACTGAAAACGCTGGTGTTTCTTCTGTATTTAAAGGCGGTGTCATTTGTTATCATAATGATGTGAAGCAACATGTTTTACGTGTGCCTGAAGAAGTATTGCATACTGATGGTGCAGTTAGTAAAGAATGTGCTCGTTATCTTGCTGAAAATGTTAAGGATGTATTAAAAGCGGATATCGGAATTAGTTTCACTGGGGTAGCAGGGCCAGATGCTTCAGAACAGAAAGAACCAGGAACAGTATTTGTTGGGCTTTCGATTAAGGATGAACCAACTGTAGTCTTTCCTCTTAATTTAAGCGGAAGTCGTCAACAAATTAGAGAACGAACAGCAAAATATGGATTTTATCATTTATATAAAAAGCTAGAAGAGATATAA
- the rny gene encoding ribonuclease Y produces the protein MSSTVWILISILLATTVGAVVGFFVRKSIAEAKINGAANEAKRILDEANREAEALKKEALLEAKDEIHTLRTEAELEIRDRRSELQKQENRLMQKEENLDRKDETLDKREQQLEKKEDSLVARQQQIEELESKVGELVQKQQTELERISNLTREQAKAIILGKVENEVSHEIAVMVKESEVRAKEEADKKAKEILSLAMQRCAADHVAETTVSVVNLPNDEMKGRIIGREGRNIRTLETLTGIDLIIDDTPEAVILSGFDPIRRETARIALDKLVQDGRIHPARIEEMVEKSRREVDEYIREVGEQTTFEVGVHGLHPDLIKILGRLKYRTSYGQNVLKHSMEVAYLTGLMAAELGEDEKLARRAGLLHDIGKAIDHEVEGSHVEIGVELATKYKEHPVVINSIASHHGDTEPTSIIAVLVAAADALSAARPGARSETLENYIRRLEKLEEISESYEGVEKSFAIQAGREVRILVKPDTIDDLEAHRLARDIRKRIENELDYPGHIKVTVIRETRAVEYAK, from the coding sequence ATGAGTAGTACAGTTTGGATACTCATCTCCATTTTGCTTGCAACAACAGTCGGTGCAGTTGTTGGCTTTTTTGTTCGAAAGTCTATTGCTGAAGCGAAGATTAATGGTGCGGCTAATGAAGCGAAACGTATTCTAGACGAAGCGAATCGTGAGGCTGAAGCACTTAAGAAAGAAGCGCTTTTAGAAGCAAAGGATGAAATTCATACACTTCGTACAGAAGCTGAATTAGAAATTCGTGACCGTAGAAGCGAATTACAAAAACAAGAAAATCGTTTAATGCAAAAAGAAGAGAACCTTGATCGTAAAGACGAAACGCTCGATAAACGCGAGCAGCAGTTAGAGAAGAAAGAGGATTCTCTTGTAGCGAGACAACAACAGATTGAAGAGTTGGAAAGCAAAGTGGGAGAGTTAGTTCAAAAGCAACAAACGGAATTAGAGCGCATTTCCAATCTGACACGCGAACAAGCGAAAGCAATTATTCTTGGTAAAGTAGAAAATGAAGTTTCTCATGAAATCGCTGTTATGGTAAAAGAAAGTGAAGTTCGCGCGAAAGAAGAAGCGGATAAGAAAGCAAAAGAGATTTTATCTCTTGCAATGCAAAGATGTGCAGCTGATCATGTTGCTGAAACAACCGTTTCGGTTGTAAATCTTCCAAATGACGAAATGAAGGGACGTATTATCGGGCGTGAAGGTCGTAATATTCGTACGTTAGAAACGTTAACGGGTATTGACTTAATTATCGATGATACACCAGAGGCGGTAATCCTTTCTGGATTCGACCCAATTCGTCGTGAAACAGCTCGTATCGCTCTTGATAAACTAGTACAGGACGGACGTATTCACCCAGCGCGTATTGAAGAGATGGTCGAAAAATCAAGACGTGAAGTGGACGAGTATATTCGCGAAGTCGGAGAGCAAACAACGTTTGAAGTGGGTGTTCACGGATTACATCCAGATTTAATTAAAATTTTAGGCCGTTTAAAATACCGTACAAGTTATGGGCAAAACGTCTTAAAACACTCTATGGAAGTTGCATATTTAACTGGACTTATGGCGGCAGAGCTTGGCGAGGATGAAAAACTAGCAAGACGTGCTGGTCTATTACATGATATCGGAAAAGCGATAGACCATGAAGTAGAAGGTAGCCACGTTGAAATTGGTGTTGAACTCGCAACGAAATACAAAGAGCATCCTGTAGTTATAAACAGTATCGCATCTCACCATGGTGACACAGAACCAACTTCTATCATTGCAGTTTTAGTTGCAGCAGCAGATGCTTTATCAGCTGCAAGACCGGGAGCTCGTAGTGAAACACTTGAAAACTATATTCGTCGTCTTGAAAAGTTAGAAGAGATTTCAGAGTCTTATGAAGGCGTTGAAAAATCATTTGCAATTCAAGCAGGACGTGAAGTTCGTATTTTGGTAAAACCAGATACAATCGATGACTTAGAAGCTCATCGTTTAGCTCGTGATATCCGAAAACGTATTGAAAATGAACTGGATTACCCAGGACATATTAAAGTAACTGTTATTCGTGAAACGCGTGCAGTGGAATACGCAAAATAA
- the pgsA gene encoding CDP-diacylglycerol--glycerol-3-phosphate 3-phosphatidyltransferase: MNLPNKITISRIFLIPIFMVIMLAPFDWGSYKIGDVNLPIQHLVGALIFIIASATDWIDGHYARKYNLVTNLGKFLDPLADKLLVSAALITLVEMQYVPAWIVIVIISREFAVTGLRLVLAGTGEVVAANQLGKIKTWTQIIAIAAYLLHDVPLNLIHIPVADIFIWIALIFTVISGWDYFWKNRAAFVNSK; this comes from the coding sequence GTGAATTTACCAAATAAAATTACAATATCTAGAATCTTCTTAATTCCAATTTTTATGGTAATTATGTTAGCACCCTTTGATTGGGGTTCATATAAAATTGGTGATGTTAATTTGCCAATTCAACATTTAGTGGGGGCGCTTATCTTTATCATTGCTTCAGCTACAGATTGGATTGATGGACATTATGCAAGAAAGTATAATCTTGTAACGAATTTAGGGAAGTTTCTTGACCCGTTAGCTGATAAATTACTTGTTTCGGCAGCACTTATTACATTGGTAGAGATGCAATATGTACCGGCTTGGATTGTTATTGTAATTATCAGTCGTGAGTTTGCAGTAACTGGTTTACGTCTTGTACTTGCTGGAACAGGGGAAGTAGTTGCGGCAAACCAGCTAGGGAAAATTAAGACATGGACACAAATTATTGCGATTGCAGCATATTTATTACACGATGTACCTTTAAATTTAATCCATATTCCAGTTGCGGATATCTTCATATGGATTGCATTAATCTTTACTGTTATTTCAGGATGGGATTATTTCTGGAAAAATAGAGCTGCTTTTGTAAACTCAAAATAG
- a CDS encoding TIGR00282 family metallophosphoesterase has protein sequence MRILFVGDVVGSPGRGMIQQYVPALKKKYTPTVTIINGENAAGGRGITEKIYRNFLECGAQAVTLGNHAWDNREVFEFIDDAKYLARPANFPEGTPGKGLIFVNCNGTEVAVINLQGRTFLPPIDCPFRKVDELINIAKKRTNIIFVDFHAETTSEKQALGWYVDGRATAVVGTHTHVPTADNRILPSGTAYITDVGMTGPYDGILGMDREAVLKKFLTNLPVRFEVTNGRTQLSAVLIDVDPNTGKAKKIERILINDDQPFFE, from the coding sequence ATGAGAATATTATTTGTTGGGGATGTAGTAGGATCTCCTGGTAGAGGTATGATTCAACAATACGTACCGGCATTAAAGAAAAAATATACACCTACAGTAACAATCATTAATGGAGAAAACGCAGCAGGTGGCCGTGGGATTACAGAAAAAATATATCGAAACTTTTTAGAGTGTGGGGCGCAGGCAGTTACACTTGGAAACCACGCTTGGGATAATCGTGAAGTATTTGAATTCATCGATGATGCAAAATATCTTGCAAGACCAGCAAACTTCCCAGAAGGAACTCCAGGAAAAGGACTTATATTTGTGAACTGTAATGGAACAGAAGTTGCAGTTATTAACTTACAAGGACGTACTTTCCTTCCTCCAATTGATTGTCCATTCCGTAAAGTGGATGAATTAATTAATATTGCGAAAAAGCGTACGAATATTATATTTGTTGATTTCCATGCGGAGACTACAAGTGAAAAACAAGCGCTAGGTTGGTATGTAGATGGACGTGCTACAGCAGTAGTAGGTACGCATACGCATGTCCCTACAGCGGATAACCGTATTTTACCAAGCGGAACGGCATACATTACAGATGTTGGGATGACAGGGCCGTATGACGGAATATTAGGTATGGACAGAGAAGCAGTATTGAAGAAGTTTTTAACAAACTTACCAGTACGATTTGAAGTAACAAATGGTAGAACGCAATTAAGTGCAGTGTTAATTGATGTGGATCCAAATACAGGAAAAGCAAAGAAAATTGAACGTATTTTAATTAATGACGATCAACCATTTTTTGAGTAA
- the recA gene encoding recombinase RecA, translating to MSDRQAALDMALKQIEKQFGKGSIMKLGEQAERRVSTVSSGSLALDVALGVGGYPRGRIIEIYGPESSGKTTVSLHAIAEVQRQGGQAAFIDAEHAMDPVYAQKLGVNIDELLLSQPDTGEQGLEIAEALVRSGAVDIIVIDSVAALVPKAEIEGDMGDSHVGLQARLMSQALRKLSGAINKSKTIAIFINQIREKVGVMFGNPETTPGGRALKFYSTVRLEVRRAEQLKQGNDIVGNKTKVKVVKNKVAPPFRVAEVDIMYGEGISREGEILDMASELDIVQKSGAWYSYNEERLGQGRENSKQFLKENTDLREEIAFFIREHHGISEDSGAEGAEDSTLLD from the coding sequence ATGAGTGATCGTCAAGCAGCGTTAGATATGGCGTTAAAACAAATAGAGAAGCAATTCGGTAAAGGTTCAATTATGAAATTAGGAGAACAAGCAGAGCGTAGAGTTTCTACGGTTTCTAGTGGTTCTTTAGCACTTGATGTGGCACTAGGAGTAGGCGGATATCCACGTGGCCGTATTATCGAAATTTACGGACCTGAAAGTTCAGGTAAAACGACAGTTTCATTACATGCAATTGCAGAAGTACAACGTCAAGGTGGACAAGCAGCATTCATCGATGCGGAGCACGCAATGGATCCTGTATATGCACAAAAATTAGGCGTTAACATAGATGAATTACTATTATCACAGCCTGATACAGGGGAGCAAGGATTAGAAATCGCGGAAGCACTTGTACGAAGTGGTGCGGTTGACATTATCGTAATTGACTCTGTAGCAGCTCTTGTACCGAAAGCAGAGATTGAAGGCGACATGGGTGACTCACATGTAGGCTTACAAGCACGTTTAATGTCACAAGCACTGCGTAAGCTTTCAGGAGCAATCAACAAATCAAAAACAATTGCAATCTTTATTAACCAAATTCGTGAAAAAGTTGGGGTTATGTTCGGAAACCCAGAAACAACTCCAGGTGGTCGTGCGTTGAAATTCTATTCAACTGTACGTCTTGAAGTGCGTCGTGCGGAGCAATTAAAGCAAGGTAACGACATCGTTGGTAATAAAACAAAAGTAAAAGTAGTGAAAAATAAAGTAGCACCACCATTCCGTGTTGCGGAAGTTGATATTATGTACGGAGAAGGTATTTCAAGAGAAGGTGAAATCTTGGATATGGCTTCTGAGCTTGATATCGTTCAAAAGAGCGGTGCTTGGTATTCTTATAATGAAGAACGCCTAGGACAAGGTCGTGAAAATTCGAAGCAGTTCTTAAAAGAAAATACAGATTTAAGAGAAGAAATTGCCTTCTTTATTCGTGAGCATCACGGAATTAGTGAAGATTCTGGTGCTGAGGGCGCAGAAGATTCAACTCTTCTTGATTAA
- a CDS encoding DUF3388 domain-containing protein, with product MIEWYFEYEIHKNRPGLLGDVSSLIGMLGINIVTINGVDNARRGLLLMCDNQEQISRLESILNTMDNITVTKYRPPKLRDKLAVRHGRYIQRDADDKKTFRFVRDELGLLVDFMAEIMKKEGHKLIGIRGMPRVGKTESIVAASVCANKRWLFVSSTLIKQTVRSQLIEDEYSDDNIFILDGIVSTKRANERHWQLVREIMRLPATKVVEHPDVFVSQSEYTLDDFDYIIELRNDYDEEIQYNLVDEIEQGTQNNFSMFDF from the coding sequence ATGATTGAATGGTATTTTGAATATGAAATACATAAAAACCGACCTGGCTTGCTTGGTGACGTTTCTTCGTTAATCGGTATGCTTGGCATTAATATTGTCACAATTAATGGTGTAGATAATGCACGACGTGGATTACTCCTTATGTGTGATAATCAAGAGCAAATCTCTAGACTTGAATCAATTTTAAATACGATGGATAACATAACGGTAACGAAATATCGTCCGCCAAAGCTAAGAGATAAGCTAGCGGTTAGACATGGTAGGTACATACAACGAGATGCAGATGATAAGAAGACATTTCGGTTTGTGCGTGATGAATTAGGGTTACTTGTAGACTTTATGGCTGAAATAATGAAAAAAGAAGGTCATAAACTAATTGGTATACGAGGAATGCCTCGTGTCGGAAAAACAGAATCCATTGTTGCTGCAAGTGTTTGTGCAAATAAAAGGTGGTTATTTGTATCATCTACTCTTATTAAGCAAACTGTTCGTAGTCAATTAATTGAAGATGAGTATAGCGATGACAATATTTTCATCCTAGATGGAATTGTGTCAACGAAGCGTGCTAACGAAAGACATTGGCAGCTCGTTCGTGAAATTATGAGATTGCCTGCAACGAAAGTTGTAGAACATCCTGATGTATTTGTGAGTCAGTCAGAATACACATTGGATGATTTTGATTATATTATCGAGTTGCGTAACGATTATGATGAAGAAATTCAATATAATTTAGTAGATGAAATTGAGCAAGGTACGCAAAATAATTTCTCTATGTTTGACTTTTAA
- the ymfI gene encoding elongation factor P 5-aminopentanone reductase: MKKYALVTGGSGGIGSAISKQLIQDGYTVYVHYNNSEEKVNELQKEWGEVIPVQANLVSTDGAEQLWKQIEHPLDVIVYAAGKSIFGLVTDVTNDELNDMVELQVKSIYKLLSMALPSMIQRRGGNIVLVSSIWGQIGASCEVLYSMVKGAQNSYVKALAKEVSLSGIRVNAVAPGAIETEMLNVFSEEDKNEIAEEIPLGRLGLPEEVAKTVSFLVSSGASYITGQIIGVNGGWHC; the protein is encoded by the coding sequence ATGAAAAAGTATGCATTAGTAACTGGAGGAAGCGGAGGGATTGGCTCTGCTATTTCGAAACAATTAATTCAAGATGGATATACAGTATATGTTCATTATAATAACAGTGAAGAGAAAGTGAATGAGTTGCAGAAAGAATGGGGTGAAGTAATTCCTGTTCAAGCGAATTTAGTTTCTACTGATGGGGCAGAGCAATTGTGGAAACAAATTGAACATCCTCTTGATGTTATCGTATATGCAGCTGGGAAGAGTATTTTTGGACTCGTAACAGATGTAACGAACGATGAATTGAATGATATGGTAGAACTTCAAGTGAAGAGTATCTATAAATTATTATCGATGGCATTGCCATCTATGATTCAACGGAGAGGCGGTAATATTGTACTTGTTTCGTCTATATGGGGACAAATTGGAGCGTCATGTGAAGTGCTTTACTCGATGGTAAAAGGTGCGCAAAATTCATATGTGAAAGCTTTAGCAAAAGAAGTTTCATTAAGTGGAATAAGAGTGAACGCGGTGGCGCCAGGTGCAATTGAAACGGAAATGTTAAATGTATTTTCAGAAGAGGATAAGAATGAAATTGCGGAAGAGATTCCGTTAGGACGATTAGGATTACCAGAAGAAGTAGCAAAAACTGTGTCATTTCTCGTATCATCAGGTGCATCTTATATAACAGGACAAATTATCGGAGTAAATGGCGGGTGGCATTGCTAA
- a CDS encoding 2-oxoacid:acceptor oxidoreductase subunit alpha produces the protein MISQLSWKVGGQQGEGIESTGEIFCIALNRLGYYLYGYRHFSSRIKGGHTNNKIRVSTTEVRAISDDLDILIAFDQETIDFNFHELRPGGIVVADAKFNPTIPDNTDVNLYVIPFTDIASELGTSLMKNMVAVGASSAVLGLDETAYLDVVEEIFGRKGEQVVQKNMDAIKRGSQYMKELLGEKVNMMQLEKADGKKRMFMIGNDAIAFGAVAGGARFMSAYPITPASEIMEYLIKKLPKVGGTVIQTEDEIAACTMAIGANYAGVRTLTASAGPGLSLMMEAIGLAGITETPLVIVDTQRGGPSTGLPTKQEQSDLMAMIYGTHGEIPKIVMAPSTVEEAFYDIVEAFNLSEEYQVPVIFLTDLQLSLGKQTVEPLKLDKVEIRRGKLDLEAELPERENKAYFKRYEVTEDGVSPRVLPGMKNGVHHVTGVEHDETGKPSESAINRKDQMDKRFRKMENLKFNTPVYKNVKHEEADVLLVGFNSTRGAIEEAMTRLEQEGMKVNHAHVRLIHPFPTAEIDPLVKKAKRVVVVENNATGQLANIMKMNLGNGEKISSLLKYDGNPFLPKEIYNECKKGVVLNGNI, from the coding sequence ATGATTAGTCAACTTTCATGGAAAGTTGGAGGCCAACAAGGTGAAGGAATTGAAAGTACAGGAGAAATCTTCTGTATTGCATTAAACCGATTAGGATATTACCTATACGGTTACCGCCACTTCTCATCACGTATAAAAGGCGGCCATACAAATAATAAAATTCGTGTAAGTACAACAGAAGTACGAGCGATCTCAGATGATTTAGATATTTTAATTGCTTTTGACCAAGAAACAATTGATTTTAATTTCCACGAACTACGTCCAGGTGGAATTGTAGTTGCGGATGCGAAATTTAATCCAACAATACCTGACAATACAGATGTAAATCTATATGTGATACCGTTTACAGATATTGCTTCGGAATTAGGCACATCATTAATGAAAAACATGGTTGCTGTTGGAGCATCAAGTGCAGTATTAGGATTAGATGAAACAGCTTATTTAGATGTTGTTGAAGAAATCTTTGGTCGTAAAGGAGAGCAAGTCGTTCAAAAGAATATGGACGCAATTAAACGTGGCTCTCAATATATGAAAGAATTACTAGGTGAGAAAGTAAACATGATGCAGCTTGAAAAAGCTGATGGTAAAAAACGCATGTTTATGATTGGAAACGATGCAATTGCATTTGGTGCGGTAGCTGGTGGTGCTCGTTTTATGTCAGCATACCCAATCACACCTGCATCAGAAATTATGGAATATTTAATTAAAAAATTACCGAAAGTCGGCGGAACAGTAATCCAAACTGAGGATGAAATCGCAGCTTGTACAATGGCAATCGGTGCAAACTATGCTGGTGTTCGTACATTAACGGCATCTGCTGGTCCTGGTCTTTCATTAATGATGGAAGCAATCGGTTTAGCAGGTATTACAGAAACCCCATTAGTAATTGTTGATACACAACGTGGCGGCCCAAGTACAGGATTACCAACGAAGCAAGAACAGTCTGACTTAATGGCGATGATTTACGGTACGCATGGTGAAATTCCAAAAATCGTAATGGCGCCAAGTACAGTTGAAGAAGCTTTCTATGACATTGTAGAAGCATTTAACTTATCTGAAGAATATCAAGTTCCTGTTATTTTCTTAACAGATTTACAGCTTTCGTTAGGAAAACAAACAGTAGAACCACTTAAATTAGATAAAGTGGAAATTCGTCGTGGTAAGCTTGATTTAGAAGCAGAATTACCAGAACGTGAAAATAAAGCATACTTCAAGCGTTATGAAGTAACAGAAGACGGCGTTTCACCGCGTGTTTTACCTGGTATGAAAAATGGTGTTCACCATGTTACAGGTGTAGAACATGATGAAACTGGAAAACCATCGGAATCAGCAATAAACCGTAAAGATCAAATGGACAAACGTTTCCGTAAAATGGAGAACTTGAAGTTTAATACCCCTGTTTATAAAAATGTTAAGCATGAAGAAGCAGACGTATTGCTTGTTGGATTTAACTCAACTCGTGGTGCAATCGAAGAGGCAATGACGCGTTTAGAACAAGAGGGTATGAAAGTAAACCATGCTCATGTGCGTTTAATTCACCCGTTCCCAACAGCTGAAATCGATCCACTTGTGAAAAAGGCGAAGCGTGTTGTAGTAGTAGAAAACAATGCAACAGGTCAGCTTGCTAACATTATGAAAATGAATCTTGGTAATGGTGAGAAAATTTCTAGTCTTTTAAAATATGATGGAAACCCATTCTTGCCGAAAGAGATTTACAACGAATGCAAAAAAGGGGTTGTATTAAATGGCAACATTTAA